The sequence below is a genomic window from Oreochromis niloticus isolate F11D_XX linkage group LG3, O_niloticus_UMD_NMBU, whole genome shotgun sequence.
tcaatgatcagctgatcggcttttctgacGCAAGTCCATCTGTTTGTCCGtctcccactttgcgccagaaagaggaaactagcGGATGTcatgctaaacaacagcagcacgtttaagcttgatcagctgttgttaataataataataattaatttctagtatcagctgatgtttgctggagccataGCTGTAAAAGctgggccgattttttgtcccagtccagccctgggcatGACACGCAGTGAGTTAATCTGAGAGggtgcattaaaaaattaatggccgggccagcggtgcacatcgcaaattagctcacatagacacattagttgtgctGCTTCTTAATTAAAGTATCTTTGCTAACATTCGCAACTATCAGATTCAAGTTGTAATTGGCCAAAAATAACTTACCGGTGAGAGAGACGTTgctagctggcagttttttGAAGCGATGTTGAAATTTCAACATTATgacacttcaaatgcttcaggagctgtccgctcagcgcagcatcagcaccGCAGAAATACATCAATACATCAATACATCCGTAGACTGAAGACAGAATTCACAATGGGTTTTTgagactttcaggtgtatggaccaatgttttcttttctgatcaaaccagaaagctttaatgagtGACTGGGTTTGTTGGATTAACTGGACACAGAGAACATCGAAattcagctgatttaaatgaaaactctgtgggggtcaaagtttgcagaactacgaacgcagctggaatccacagctgtgcgtgttcatggagcttgcatcgtcccctgctggacatcactacctgacaggtttaactgtcttcagaacattgcagaggccttattgacagtatttggctctacatatctgtgtgagcagattttgtCTCACATgaagagtgtcctcaggtagccgtctgaatgctggacactcggagacctgtgtctctgagtgggagaccagagatcacattaacatgtgtgtctctgtattaacaaacatgctatattggcccagtttatttttcttatgattgttgtgaggagaccataaatagcatttgcattttctgttgtacagttcatttgctgttcttgttatggataaaaagtgtcttttttttgtttcaaaatagctgataactattcgctgataactgccaacatctgcaaacaaatataattctataaagttattctatatagtgtgtaactgtaaaCATAGAGTGTTATTAAATGCTAATGCAACcatatggcacattgacttctgaggaaattttagatggcactcatcaGAAAGGTTTCTGACCCTTGTTCTATAGGGTCACAGAGCCAATCTCCTGAACTGTTCAATGCTTCATTATAAAAGGCTATGTTTTTACCAATCATGGTAACTCTTACTGATAACATTAAATTGAAGTTTAAGTTATTCCGCATTTCATGGACATCATGAATGAAATGCGGAATAACTTAAACTTCAATTTGGCATGAATTATAACCTGCTTTATTTCTCAATATTTGTTTGACACATTTCCAACCATCTTAACACAGACATACAATGTGCACTGAAGTGCTGTTGAAGTCATTGTTCCATGGTGAAATTTAGTATCTGCCTCACcagacagattaaaaatgcagcGGAGTCTGTTTCTGCTTGTTCTGTTGGGTAAGTGAACCAGGTTTACTTGTTGTTTTCATCCAAAAATCCTATAGTTTAACATGGATTCAAAaattattgaaaaaaacaataacaaaatcatttatgttttcattttgtaaacttaaatattttttatgtgaCAATTAGATTATTGCTTTTATGGACAGGTATTATTTCTAAagtattatttctttttctctttttttaggtCAGAGTTTCTTCTTCACATGCTATCTGTATGAGTACAGATTTATCACTGAAAACAAGACCTGGCATGAAGCACAGAAATACTGCAGAGAGAATTATACAGACCTGGCCAAAGTGTTTAATATGACAGACATGGAGAGCCTCTATAACCTCACAAAGAATCAAAGAGAAGCCTGGATTGGACTGTACAACAAcacagatggaaaaatgtcATGGCACTGGTCGCTGCCAGGAGTGGAATACATTGAAAATAATAGCAACTGGAATCTGTCTGAAATACACAGTAATGAAGGCCAGGGGAACTGTGGGAGAGACAGGGACAAGTGGGGAAATGCTTCATGTGCCCATGGGATGTGGTTCATTTGTTATGATGGTGAGAAAATGCAGATAGTAATAACACTACCAGAGAAAGAATGACATAAATTTCTTGATAAGGTCTATATTttgatatttctttttattatatatcatttatttctgttttattcacagaaaaaaagaaaggtaaTAAAACCTTATATTTGATTAAGGATAAGGCAAACTGGACTCGGGCTCAGAACTACTGCAGATATAATCACACTGACTTGGCCAGTGGAACTGATCAGGTAGATGGCAATGAAATGAAGGACCTGAAAATATCCCACGGTGAACGGATGAGTGTGTGGATCGGTCTGTTCAGAGACAGCTGGAGGTGGTCAGATGGGAGTGATTTCTCTTTCAGATACTGGGATATGCAGTTATTCAATGATACACAAAGCAACAAGACATGTGCTATGACTCTGTTAAACAGATCAGGAAAATGGAGCTCTGATGAATGTGGCAAAGAAAAACCCTTCTTCTGTTATGATGGTGAGTTTTTATCACAAAATGTCTCTTCTGCTGTAGCACAGAAATCACTGGGATGATTAGATTCGAATATTATatatagggagagagagagagagagagagagtttaagtgcgcatgcttttattttttctttgagaGGTGAATATTTTAAGTTGAAAGGTTGATCAATTTAAATAGCTGTGCTACAAATATGGAAGCCTCAACAAGTTCAGAATCATTCCTCTGCAGTCATAGACAAAAATCACAGATGCTTAATTgtttaaagaaaatttaaaaattcaAGAATGGTGACAATGAAACAAATCAACCAGTTAAACAGATATTGAATGAGGTAACGCACTGCATTCCCTTCCTCCAGTGAGGTCTACGGGTGAATCTGCTGTATGATATGATTGATTCTAAactctttttttgtaaatgcTGGAACTGGAAAAACAATCTCACACAACCGAAACAATGACATTCACACCCCTCCTCGTCTTTGTATCAGTATTTATCTTGTTTATGTGTCCAATGAtcttcttatttatttgtttgcttaaaAGATAAAGTGATCCTGGTCAAAGAAAACAAGACCTGGGAGGAGGCCTTGTACTATTGCAGAGACAAATATCTTGACCTTCTTTCCATCACCAACCTTGAAGACCAGCAGTGGGTCCAGGAAAAGGCCAAGAATGCTTCAACTCCTTTTGTCTGGCTGGGGCTGCGCTACACCTGCACTCTGGGTTTCTGGTTCTGGGTCACTGATGAGGTGGTTGAATATAAAAACTGGGACTCTGATGGAACGACCGATGGCTGTGACATGTCTGCAGCCATGGAGAGTCGAGGAAAACATAAATGGTTCAGTAAACTTGATAATAATCTGTTTAACTTCTTCTGttataaaaattaaaagcacTCTGCTCAGTGGTAACTGGCTTGTTGTTCATTTACTGCTGTTTACTGTTATTCTTTTCATTTCCcgctttttaattatttactcAACTTGTTTTTGGTGTGCAGTGAAATTTTGATTCATAAAAGGATTCTGGGAAATATAATCCACTGTGAAATGCTCCTCACAGTGGATTTTTGTACTTTGGCTGtactttgtattttatttactgtattttctccCATTACACCAGTAAGGTGGTAATTTTCCATATGTGATGTCAAAATGTGGTGATGGTTCTATAATGTATCAAATTATGTATGATGTTTTGTAGAATCAAATTAACAAATTCTCAGTTGAATAAACTGTTAAACCACAAGATTATTTATCTGGTTATTTATTGCTTTTCTCATGATTGTCTGGAAACAATATCGTAGGATCAACCACACCAAATGAACCCTGTATGCCTTTGGGTTATATAACAAACAGTTacaataaacattaaaaattggTCAGTTTGCAGAATTTAATTACTAACATAGTTACAATAGTCAATTACATCAATCAAATTAACTGGATTAAAGTAGGAGCCTTGAGGCAGCAATGAGGTAAAGAAAAACCAGGTGTTTAgtcaacaaaattgaaaaatacacaaaacaaaataaaatgatgttgTCCAAATGTGAGATGTAGTTCCACCAACAGCCTCTGATGTTAACTGGCAGTCTTTTATATACTGCTGCTAACTGACCATGCTACATTGTATACGGTCACATACACaactaaatggaaaaaaagagatcTAAAGGACTCTCGATAGTCAAAAATTGTAAAAGATCTTTCAGAGGTATGCAGCACTTTTGAAATTGCTAAGATATTGTGGCGTGACAACAGAACCATGAAACGTTTTGTTGCAAATAGCAAACAGGGTCACTAGAAACgtattgagaaaaaaaaaagatgcaaattAACTGCCAAAGATTTGAGAAGAATCAAAAGTGAAGCTACCAGGAACCCATTATCCTCCAGTGCTGCCATATTCCAGAAATGCAACCTACCCAGTGTCCAGAAGTACAACGTGTTCAGTACTTAGAGACATGGCCAGGATAAGGAGGGCTGAaaccaccactgaacaaaacACAGTTGGAAtttcaagactgggccaagaagtATCTGAagacagattttttaaaaaggttggATGCCGATGTTCACATTTTATCAAAAAGATGAAGACAGAGAGGATGAAAGAGGAGCTGTCCGCTCTGAATGACCATCACAGGTAGGGGATTATGATACCAGCTATCAGCCACCGCTTAAGACTCTCttaagactaccatgacctCAGTGACTAAGAACCTACACAAACAGGTGATGATAATGTCCACaatgaaactttattttctttattatttatgtgataactaaataaaaaaggaataaacaaattaacaaaacaTCAGTAGCCTTAGATATAACACAAAATTGGAATAAAGTATTCAGGATAAACTTAAGTCATACTTGTATAGAGCTCAGTGGGGGTTGAATGTGAaactttttctgtatttctccATGAATATGACTCAAGCCATCTTCCAAGTTCCACACAAGGTTtaaagaaagataaaaagaaGCCAGTTAAATGGCAAAAAGCATCCTACCATCCAAAACATTTCAGAATGAGACTCTCTTGTATTGCTCACTGGACACTAAACTGTGAactgttttctttcctgtttcttttaTGTTAAGCAAATTACCTCTCTCAAACTTGATGGTGGAGCTCAGTGGACCTCTGTGGCAGTGGCAGATGACTACAGTCtctcaattttatttaaatcctGACTTGTGCaacatttttgcttgtttgttgttttgttttttaaagagcaGTCTTCATAAACATTTTGGTGAGTGATAGAATGAACAATGCTCTGCCCGATCTAAAATGTGTTGCATGTTTAAGATAAGATCAACTGCTTTTCATGatatacataatgggcttgatGCAAGAGTCAAGGCGAGCCCACAAGGTATTAAATTGCAGCTGGTCAGTTCATGAGGTTAGACCTCTCCAATCTGACCAGTTATAGAATATGTATAATTAACTGAAAATGGCAGCCTTACAAAAACACAATCTGATTTAAATGACTTACTGGTGAGCTGCTCAGCCAGTTGGAAATATCAATTTCATAAACAGATGTAGATTATTAAGGATTAAGACCTTTTACTAGTGAAAGTATAAATGTGATTTTACATGTAAGTGATGTACATAATGTTTACTTGTCTACTGAAAAAACAGCAATTATAAACATTACTTATTATTACCAAAAAACTACAAAGTGgcatttttttctgtgatttGTAGTTATCTGTAAACTTGTGTCTGTGGGCTgaaacaaatatttgtgaaatagCAGCAGTGTGTTACTAATTACATGAATTGAGACGTTGTATTGTAGAGAGCAGAATCATAACTGAAGTTAATGTGATGGAATTTTCCGTTAATAAACTCTGCAGCGCGATCAGCTGTGGCCaagctttttgttatttttttaattacttctTGCAGGAGAGCTAACACACATCAAGCATCACAGTTCTACAGTCATCAGAGCTTTGTCCTTGGGACACCCCAGCTCCTCTTTTataccttcacacacacacaactcctGTACCTTACAGTTTCTTTCCCACCTGCGCTGTTGCTGGGCAGAGAGCGATTCCCATTAGCCTCCCTGGGAGTTTCATACAGTCAGCAGATAACATAACTGAGCAGGTCATATTGACACATGCGTCCTTCACCTAAGAAATAAAAGGATATGCGAAACTCTACAGTGAATTTCTAACCACCTAAATCTAAATGTGAGAATAAACTAGAATTTTTCTTCAtcacattaattaattaaatgaataaGTAAATTAATTAGTAAAAAGTATATTTGTAAATTAAATCATAtctaaatgacagaaaagactGTGACACAGTGTCATACATACAAAATACGGTCCTGTGGAGGCAAGTCGAGTAACTGAAAGtgagatggggtttttttgggctGAAGGCAGGtattgtctgtttgtttgttcatttatttcaaACACGTAAATAatatacaggtacatttagtaaagaaaatatatagagaaaaaaatactatacaaaATAAAGTCAATAAATTTCAATATTGCTTCTGTTTTGATTCATTTACATGTCAAAAGGCAGTGGGAAGAAGTATACACTTATTGTCTTATCTGTGTGTTTATTCACCACTCTGCTTTCAGTCAtgagttattattcatctctggctctcttccacagtttgttttttttgtccgCACTTCCTCCCATCATTCCTCTCTGTGAGAACTGTACGTTAGcaatatacagggagtgcagaataattaggcaaatgagtattttgtccacatcatcctcttcatgcatgttgtcttactccaagctgtataggctcgaaagcctactaccaattaagcatattaggtgatgtgcatctctgtaatgagaaggggtgtggtctaatgacatcaacaccctatatcaggtgtgcataattattaggcaacttcctttcctttggcaaaatgggtcaaaagaaggacttgacaggctcagaaaagtcaaaaatagtgagatatcttgcagagggatgcagcagtcttaaaattgcaaagcttctgaagcgtgatcatcgaacaatcaagcgtttcattcaaaatagtcaacagggtcgcaagaaacgtgtggaaaaaccaaggcacaaaataactgcccatgaactgagaaaagtcaagcgtgcagctgccaagatgccacttgccaccagtttggccatatttcagagctgcaacatcactggagtgcccaaaagcacaaggtgtgcaatactcagagacatggccaaggtaagaaaggctgaaagacgaccaccactgaacaagacacacaagctgaaacgtcaagactgggccaagaaatatctcaagactgatttttctaaggttttatggactgatgaaatgagagtgagtcttgatgggccagatggatgggcccgtggctggattggtaaagggcagagagctccagtcccactcagacgccagcaaggtggaggtggagtactggtttgggctggtatcatcaaagatgagcttgtggggccttttcgggttgaggatggagtcaagctcaactcccagtcctactgccagtttctggaagacaccttcttcaagcagtggtacaggaagaagtctgtatccttcaagaaaaacatgattttcatgcaggacaatgctccatcacacgcgtccaagtactccacagcgtggctggcaagaaagggtataaaagaagaaaaactaatgacatggcctccttgttcacctgatctgaaccccattgagaacctgtggtccatcatcaaatgtgagatttacaaggagggaaaacagtacacctctctgaacagtgtctgggaggctgtggttgctgctgcacgcaatgttgatggtgaacagatcaaaacactgacaggatccatggatggcaggcttttgagtgtccttgcaaagaaaggtggctatattggtcgctgatttgtttttgttttgtttttgaatgtcagaaatgtatatttgtgaatgtggagatgttatattggtttcactggtgaaaataaataattgaaatgggtatatatttgtatatttgttaagttgcctaataattatgcacagtaatagtcacctgcacacacagatatccccctaaaatagctaaaactaaaaacaaacttaaaactacttccaaaaacattcagctttgatattaatgtgttttttgggttcattgagaacatggttgttgttcaataataaaattattcctcaaaaatacaacttgcctaataattctgcactccctgtagacatttttaaactgttttttcttGGAGTTCTCTGTGTATttctgtagggtctttacctcacaatatGAAGTGTCTTGAGgtcattgttgttgttatttggccttagattttttaaaaaagcacacaTAAAAAACTGCATTGAAGTGATGAGCCAAATCTGGTAGAAGGGAGCAGTGGGACTTAAATAGATCATACCCAACTATCTGCAATGAACTGTGTATTAAGTTACCTGAGAAAATTACATACTTTATCTTTAATGTTTGACTGGTGGACCAAAGTCGCTTTCAGCATCCACATACTTTTCATTTCTCAGTTAATGGCTGATGTATTAATGTAAACCAGGCAGAGTGACTAGCAACTTCACTTCTGCTTtcaataaacaaacacatgacACAGTCTGCTTCTGtttgccctcctcctcctcctaccaAAGCATTATTCATACTGACTTTGACCTTGAAAATAATTCACTGCaagaatataatataataataataataacaaatctTATTTCTTTTCAAAGTGTTGCATAATTAATGTAatctaaagaaaacaaatagaTGACTGTCATTATTTTGGAAAGTTACACTTTATTTGGAtacctttaaaaacaaaaatctataCTTTTATCTACTAAAAACCTTAAATACGACCTTTAATACAAGACAACAAACCTGGCATGAAGCCCAGACCAGAGAAAGATATACAGATCTAATGaacgtgtttgtttttcttgtgtccTATTTTAAACCCTTGCATTAGGTAAATGACCTAATGTTCTGTCATTGTGGAAATAAGAGAACAAGGGAAAAAATATTGAGTTGATAATACAGAAGTTCTCATGCTTACAGCATACACACCATAATCAAGATTAAATGACCGACTTTCAACAATGCTGTCTTTATTTGGACTATGGTTTGCATATTTCCTACCACATACCATTCACTTTTGATGCACGTTTTATTTGTTGATTGTTCATGTGCAGTGGTgacatggtggttagcactgttgccgcacagcgaAAAAGACCTGAGTTCAATTCCCCCACTAGGCTGCGGTCTTTCAAATAGTAGATATACATGGTAGCATTTTAAAGTGAAAACTTgtgattttaaaagtcagttttttCCTTCTGCCAACATAAACACTGAACAAATTTAATTATATACTATACTCAAGAGAATAAAATGAGATACTGCAGGAATCAGCATGGCCAAAGTGTTGACATAAAAACAGTTAACAGTTATTACAAGTGCATGAAAATGACACATTCTGCTCTCGGTAACTCGGtggttcatttttgtttttttccccattgcaTTATATAATTTACCTCTAAACTATCTAAATGATTATCACATTTTCAtacaagtaaaaacaaaaaaggtcaattaCAGATTGTGAGAAACACAACACTCAACTCAACCTGCACATTTCAGAATGACACTTCATGGTTTTTTCTCTGGGTaatcatcttctttttttcctatttccactGCATCATGTAAATGAGTGTAACATAACCTTTACAGAAAATCTCTCCATCTGTGCATCACCATGGGAGTAAGAGATATTTGAAATgtctgtattttaatattcaaattcTGACCTGAGCAAAAAGACGTCTCTGTGTTAGTATAAGAAGCAATATTTGTGACAGTCCTCCTGAGTGCATC
It includes:
- the LOC100712041 gene encoding C-type mannose receptor 2 produces the protein MQRSLFLLVLLGQSFFFTCYLYEYRFITENKTWHEAQKYCRENYTDLAKVFNMTDMESLYNLTKNQREAWIGLYNNTDGKMSWHWSLPGVEYIENNSNWNLSEIHSNEGQGNCGRDRDKWGNASCAHGMWFICYDEKKKGNKTLYLIKDKANWTRAQNYCRYNHTDLASGTDQVDGNEMKDLKISHGERMSVWIGLFRDSWRWSDGSDFSFRYWDMQLFNDTQSNKTCAMTLLNRSGKWSSDECGKEKPFFCYDDKVILVKENKTWEEALYYCRDKYLDLLSITNLEDQQWVQEKAKNASTPFVWLGLRYTCTLGFWFWVTDEVVEYKNWDSDGTTDGCDMSAAMESRGKHKWFSKLDNNLFNFFCYKN